The following DNA comes from Moritella sp. 24.
ACGGCATAATACCCAACGCAAAAATAGACGCACGCTCAAGCGCACCACCAGAGAACATGTTAAACATTTCTAAGATGGTACCCTTTTGCGAGTCAAACAGCGTAGCAAGTACAGAGGCATCAATACCAGGGATCGGAACAAAAGAGCCTGCGCGAAATACAATAATTGCACCTAACACGAACCATAAACGACTTTTCAATTCTGATAAGCCACCTTGCGATTTATTCGTTTCCAATCCTGGTTTTTTAGCCATTTGTACTATCCTTCGATTTGACCGCCTGCAGCAACAATCGCTTCAACAGCACCTTTCGTAGCTTTAATGCCACGAATTGTAACTGGTCGAGTGATTTCACCAGATAAAACAACTTTAACAAACTGGATGTTTTTTGTAACAAGACCAGCTGCTTTAAGTGTGTTTAGATCTACAACATCACCTTCAACTTTAGCGATTTCATTTAAACGTACTTCAGCTGTTACTAGCTGCTTACGTGAAGTGAAACCGAATTTAGGAAGACGTTGTTTCAAAGGCATTTGACCGCCTTCAAAGCCAGGACGAATGCCGCCGCCAGAGCGAGACTTTTGACCTTTGTGACCACGACCACAAGTTTTGCCTAGACCAGAACCGATACCGCGGCCTACACGTTTAGCGCTTGGCTTAGAACCAGCTGCTGGAGATAGAGTATTTAAAAACATTACGCTTCCTCCACTTTAATCATGTAAGCTACTTTGTTAACCATACCACGTACACATGCTGTATCTTCCAATACTACACTGTGGTTGATTTTACGAAGGCCTAAACCAACTAGTGTCGCACGGTGTTTAGGTAAACGACCGATTGCACTTTTAGTTTGAGTTACTTTAATTTTAGCCATGGTAATTACCCTAGAATTTCGTTAACAGGTAGGCCACGTTTAGCTGCGATTTGTTCTGGTGATTGCATACCAGTAAGCGCGCCAATAGTAGCTCGTACAACGTTAATTGGGTTAGTTGAACCGTAAGCTTTAGAAAGTACGTCATGTACGCCTACAACTTCTAGTACTGCACGCATTGCACCGCCGGCAATGATACCTGTACCAGCAGATGCTGGACGCATGAATACTTTAGAACCAGAGTGACGACCTTTAACTGGATGTTGAAGAGTCACACCGTTTAGCTCAACAGTTACGATGTTACGCTTTGCTTTTTCCATTGCTTTTTGAATAGCAGCAGGTACTTCGCGAGCTTTACCATAACCAAAACCTACGCGGCCAGCACCGTCGCCCACTACTGTAAGAGCAGTGAAGCTGAAGATACGACCACCTTTAACAACTTTTGAAACACGGTTAACTGCAATCAATTTCTCTTGCAGATCACCTGTTTGGTTTTCAACTTTTGACATTTCCTACTCCTGCCTTAAAACTGAAGGCCAGCTTCACGAGCGGCGTCAGCTAATGCTGCAACACGACCGTGATATTGGAAACCTGAACGATCGAAAGCAATTTTAGTAACGCCTTTTTCGATAGCTCGCTCAGCAACCAGTTTACCGATTACTTTAGCTGCTTCAACGTTACCACCATAGCTGATCATTTCACGAACTGCTTTTTCTGTAGTTGTAGCAGAAACCAATACTTCCGCATTCGGTGTAATAACCTGTGCATAAGTATGGCTTGGAGTGCGGTTAATCACTAAACGTGTTGCACCCAATTCTTGCATTTTCTTACGTGCGCGAGTTGCGCGACGAAGACGTGCAGATTTCTTATCCATAGTATTACCCTACTTTTTCTTGGCTTCTTTACGACGCACAACTTCATCAGAATAACGAACACCTTTACCTTTATAAGGTTCAGGCGGACGGAATGCACGAATATCAGCTGCAACTTGACCAACATTTTGTTTGTCAGCGCCAGTAATTACAATTTCAGTTTGGCTTGGGCAAACTGCAGTAACACCTTCAGGAAGGTTGTAAACTACAGGGTGTGAGAAACCTAATGTTAGATTCACATCAGAACCTTTAACATTTGCACGGTAACCAACACCATTTAGTTGAAGTGTTTTAGTAAAACCTTCAGCTACACCTTTAACCATGTTATTAACGTTAGCACGAGCTGTACCAGCTTGAGCCCAAGCATCTTTTACGCCTTCAACAGGACCAAAAGATACTTTTTCATCAGCGATTGCAACAACAACAGATGAGTTAACAACAGTAGTTAAAGTGCCTTTAGCGCCTTTAACAGTGATTTCCTGACCATTTAGAGAGATCTCTACGCCTGCAGGGATGGCAACGGGTGCTTTAGCAACACGAGACATATATAACCCCTTAAGAAACGTAGCAGATGATCTCGCCACCGATGCCAGCTTTGCGAGCTGCACGGTCAGACATCATGCCTTTAGAAGTAGAAACGATAGCAACACCTAAGCCACCCATCACTTTAGGAAGATCATTACTTCCTTTGTAGATGCGTAGACCTGGGCGACTAACGCGCTCAATTTTTTCGATTACGTTTTTGCCTTCGAAATATTTCAAAGTAACTTCAAGTTCAGCTTTCACTTCACCAGAAACTGCGTAACCATTGATGTAACCTTCTTCTTTAAGCACAGCTGCTAGTGCAACTTTTTGCTTAGAACAAGGCATTTTAACTGCAACCTTAGAGGCTGAGTGACCGTTACGGATGCGTGTTAGCATATCCGCAATAGGATCTTGCATGCTCATTTTCGTATACTCCCGAAATTAGTGACTTACCAACTAGCCTTTTTAAGACCTGGAACTTCACCACGCATCATGTGCTCACGTAGTTTGATACGGCTTAAGCCGAACTTACGTAGGTAGCCATGAGGGCGGCCAGTGATGTTACAGCGATTACGCTGACGACTTTCACTAGAATCACGAGGTAACGATTGCAATTTAAGAACTGCATTCCAACGATCTTCGTCTGAAGTATTTACACCAGAGATAATTGCTTTTAATTCAGCACGTTTCTCAGCGTATTTATTTACTAGCTTCGCGCGTTTTACGTCGCGCGCTTTCATTGATTGCTTAGCCATGACCCTACCTTACTTACGGAATGGGAAATTAAAGGCAGTCAGCAGAGCGTGACCTTCTTCATCAGAATTTGCAGTCGTGGTGATAGTAATATCCATACCACGAATTTTATCGATTTTATCGTAATCGATTTCTGGGAAGATGATTTGCTCGCGAACACCCATACTATAGTTACCACGACCATCGAACGATTTAGGGTTCAGGCCACGGAAATCGCGGATACGTGGAATTGAGATGCCGATTAGGCGCTCAAAGAATTCCCACATACGCTCGCCACGTAGGGTAACTTTACAACCAATAGGATATCCTTCACGGATCTTAAAGCCAGCAACGGATTTACGAGCTTTAGTAATCAATGGTTTTTGACCAGAAATTGCAGCCATATCAGCAGCAGCATTTTCTAGTACTTTTTTATCATTGATTGCTTCGCCCACACCCATATTAAGGGTGATCTTTTCAATCCGAGGGACTTGCATGATAGATTTATAGCCGAACTTAGTTTTAAGTTCAGACGCTACAGTCTCTTTGTAGTATTCATGCAGTTTCGCCACAGTTAACTCCAATTAAACAAGTTCATTATTAGATTTGAAGAAACGTACTTTTTTGCCGTCTTCAAATCGGAAACCGACACGGTCAGCCTTGCTAGTTGCAGGGTTGAATAGTGCCACGTTTGATGCGTCTAAAGCTGCTTCTTTCTCAACAATACCGCCAGCTACGCCCAATTGTGGGTTTGGCTTTTGGTGTTTCTTGATAAGATTCACGCCTTCAACGAATAGTTTACCGTCTGCTCTTACTTCAGTAACTTTGCCTTGTTTACCAGCATCTTTACCTGCAACAACGATAACTTCATCATTTTTTAAAATTTTAGCTGCCATTTTTCGTTCCTTATAGTACTTCTGGTGCCAGAGATACGATTTTCATGAACTGATCAGTACGTAGTTCACGAGTAACTGGACCAAAGATACGAGTACCGATCGGCGCGCCGTTAGCATTAAGCATAACTGCTGCGTTACGGTCGAAACGGATAGCTGCACCGTCTGTACGACGGATTGCCTGTCTAGTACGCACAACCACAGCGTTTAGAACATCACCTTTCTTAACTTTACCGCGAGGAATTGCTTCCTTAACAGTAACTTTGATGATATCACCAACACGTGCATAGCGGCGGTGCGAACCACCTAGGACCTTGATACACTGAACGCGACGTGCGCCTGAGTTATCGGCTACGTCCAACGTAGACTGCATTTGGATCATTATTAGTGCTCCGCAATAATTCCACTTAATCCAACATGAACTAAATGGGTCCCCTCTATCTCAAGAGGTGGCGCATTATAACACCACGGCTTTGAAAAAAGCAACGGGAATCGACTAAAAAACAAACGACCCCTTAAAAGGAGCCGTTATAACAAGTAGATAAGTATAAACTTAAAATTAAGCTTTTACTAATACTTCTACTAATGTCCAAGTTTTAAGCTTAGACACTGGACGAGTTTCACGAATAGTAACAACATCATTTAGTTGACATTCGTTATTCTCATCATGTGCGTGCAGTTTAGTAGTACGCTTGATGAACTTACCGTATAACGGGTGTTTCACTTTACGTTCTACAGCAACAACGATAGTTTTATCGCCTTTGTTGCTAACAACACGACCCTGTACAGTACGAATAGTGCTCATATTATACACCCGCCTTTTCGTTCAGGATGGTCTTAACACGCGCGATATCGCGACGTACATTTTTGATTAAATGCGTTTGTGCTAGTTGGCCAGTACTTAACTGCATACGTAAGTTAAATTGCTCACGTAGTAGGTTAAGTAACTCAGCGTTTAGCTCTTCAACATTTTTTTGTTTAAGTTCGCTAGCGTTCATTACATTACCGTCTTAGTTACGAAAGTTGTAGAAATAGGCAGTTTAGAATCAGCTAGGCTGAATGCTTCACGTGCCAATTCTTCAGGAACTCCAGCCATTTCATAAAGGATTTTGCCAGGTTGTACTTGGCAAACCCAATACTCAACGCTAC
Coding sequences within:
- the rpsN gene encoding 30S ribosomal protein S14, encoding MAKQSMKARDVKRAKLVNKYAEKRAELKAIISGVNTSDEDRWNAVLKLQSLPRDSSESRQRNRCNITGRPHGYLRKFGLSRIKLREHMMRGEVPGLKKASW
- the rplN gene encoding 50S ribosomal protein L14, producing the protein MIQMQSTLDVADNSGARRVQCIKVLGGSHRRYARVGDIIKVTVKEAIPRGKVKKGDVLNAVVVRTRQAIRRTDGAAIRFDRNAAVMLNANGAPIGTRIFGPVTRELRTDQFMKIVSLAPEVL
- the rplO gene encoding 50S ribosomal protein L15, which produces MFLNTLSPAAGSKPSAKRVGRGIGSGLGKTCGRGHKGQKSRSGGGIRPGFEGGQMPLKQRLPKFGFTSRKQLVTAEVRLNEIAKVEGDVVDLNTLKAAGLVTKNIQFVKVVLSGEITRPVTIRGIKATKGAVEAIVAAGGQIEG
- the rplE gene encoding 50S ribosomal protein L5, encoding MAKLHEYYKETVASELKTKFGYKSIMQVPRIEKITLNMGVGEAINDKKVLENAAADMAAISGQKPLITKARKSVAGFKIREGYPIGCKVTLRGERMWEFFERLIGISIPRIRDFRGLNPKSFDGRGNYSMGVREQIIFPEIDYDKIDKIRGMDITITTTANSDEEGHALLTAFNFPFRK
- the rplX gene encoding 50S ribosomal protein L24, translated to MAAKILKNDEVIVVAGKDAGKQGKVTEVRADGKLFVEGVNLIKKHQKPNPQLGVAGGIVEKEAALDASNVALFNPATSKADRVGFRFEDGKKVRFFKSNNELV
- the rplR gene encoding 50S ribosomal protein L18; this encodes MDKKSARLRRATRARKKMQELGATRLVINRTPSHTYAQVITPNAEVLVSATTTEKAVREMISYGGNVEAAKVIGKLVAERAIEKGVTKIAFDRSGFQYHGRVAALADAAREAGLQF
- the rpmD gene encoding 50S ribosomal protein L30, whose amino-acid sequence is MAKIKVTQTKSAIGRLPKHRATLVGLGLRKINHSVVLEDTACVRGMVNKVAYMIKVEEA
- the rpsE gene encoding 30S ribosomal protein S5 gives rise to the protein MSKVENQTGDLQEKLIAVNRVSKVVKGGRIFSFTALTVVGDGAGRVGFGYGKAREVPAAIQKAMEKAKRNIVTVELNGVTLQHPVKGRHSGSKVFMRPASAGTGIIAGGAMRAVLEVVGVHDVLSKAYGSTNPINVVRATIGALTGMQSPEQIAAKRGLPVNEILG
- the rplF gene encoding 50S ribosomal protein L6 — encoded protein: MSRVAKAPVAIPAGVEISLNGQEITVKGAKGTLTTVVNSSVVVAIADEKVSFGPVEGVKDAWAQAGTARANVNNMVKGVAEGFTKTLQLNGVGYRANVKGSDVNLTLGFSHPVVYNLPEGVTAVCPSQTEIVITGADKQNVGQVAADIRAFRPPEPYKGKGVRYSDEVVRRKEAKKK
- the rpsQ gene encoding 30S ribosomal protein S17 is translated as MSTIRTVQGRVVSNKGDKTIVVAVERKVKHPLYGKFIKRTTKLHAHDENNECQLNDVVTIRETRPVSKLKTWTLVEVLVKA
- the rpmC gene encoding 50S ribosomal protein L29; this encodes MNASELKQKNVEELNAELLNLLREQFNLRMQLSTGQLAQTHLIKNVRRDIARVKTILNEKAGV
- the rpsH gene encoding 30S ribosomal protein S8; amino-acid sequence: MSMQDPIADMLTRIRNGHSASKVAVKMPCSKQKVALAAVLKEEGYINGYAVSGEVKAELEVTLKYFEGKNVIEKIERVSRPGLRIYKGSNDLPKVMGGLGVAIVSTSKGMMSDRAARKAGIGGEIICYVS